A window of the Pungitius pungitius chromosome 3, fPunPun2.1, whole genome shotgun sequence genome harbors these coding sequences:
- the LOC119209004 gene encoding von Willebrand factor A domain-containing protein 5A-like encodes MMASCCGLLTSQKEPVPLKSVEVKLEVRDHVATVVSTLNYQNQEDKPLEATFVFPLPGDAAVCHFSAKVGQTEIVGEVKEKQEAREEYDDALSSGQQAFLLEESEQSPDIFSLSVGSLPPGESASIRLEYVTELAVQADEGLRFLLPAVLNPRYQPQGSVGSEGVNVQVTSVPASLVPYTLSFSARVSSPRPVSKVESSSPLDPLQYLNTEQTQATVKLAAGHKFDRDVELLIYYKDAHQPSAVVEAGRASSQPGSLMGDPVVMLSLYPEFPQAVMSSMASCGEFVFLLDRSGSMGGERIKNARDTLLLLLKSVPLGCYFNIYSFGSTFEHIFPKSEEYNQKTMEEALKKVEKMEADLGGTEILEPLKHIYRQPSIPSQPRQVFVFTDGEVGNTKEVINLVKQNSASHRCFSFGIGEGASSALINGLAKEGGGHAQFITGTDRMQPKVMQSMRFALQPSVVDVSVKWDLPSGVSVTALSPPIAALFQGQRSLVYAQFTGQSSEASEGCVTVAYSLAGHPSQTQLHFSLKPAKDSG; translated from the exons ATGATGGCGAGCTGCTGTGGTCTGCTAACCTCTCAGAAGGAACCAG TTCCTCTGAAGAGCGTGGAGGTGAAGCTGGAGGTCAGGGACCATGTGGCTACAGTGGTCTCCACTCTGAACTACCAGAACCAGGAGGACAAACCACTGGAGGCCACCTTTGTCTTCCCTCTGCCTGGAGATGCTGCcgtctgtcatttcagcgcTAAGGTCGGACAGACGGAGATTGTgggggaggtgaaggagaaacAGGAG gcccGTGAGGAGTATGACGACGCTCTGAGTTCCGGTCAGCAGGCCTTCCTGTTGGAGGAGAGCGAGCAGAGTCCAGATATATTCTCCCTGAGTGTGGGCAGTCTGCCTCCAGGAGAGAGCGCCTCCATCAGGCTGGAGTACGTCACTGAGCTGGCTGTGCAGGCCGATGAAGGGCTGAGGTTTCTCCTGCCCGCTGTGCTCAACCCTCGCTACCAACCTCAGG ggagcgttggcAGTGAAGGGGTCAACGTCCAGGTGACCTCTGTTCCAGCCTCTCTGGTGCCCTACACTCTGTCCTTCTCTGCCCGAGTGTCCTCTCCTCGTCCCGTCTCTAAAGTAGAGTCCAGCTCTCCCCTGGACCCTCTGCAGTACCTCAACACAGAGCAAACCCAGGCCACG GTCAAGTTGGCTGCAGGACACAAGTTTGACAGAGATGTTGAACTGCTGATTTATTACAAAGACGCCCACCAGCCCTCTGCTgtggtggaggcaggacgggcCTCTTCACAGCCTG GCTCTCTGATGGGTGATCCAGTAGTGATGCTGAGCCTTTACCCAGAGTTCCCCCAAGCTGTGATGTCCTCAATGGCTTCATGTGGAGAGTTTGTCTTCTTATTGGATCGATCTGGCAGTATGGGAGGAGAACGTATAAAGAATGCCAGG GACACTCTGCTGCTCCTGTTGAAGAGCGTACCGCTCGGCTGCTATTTCAACATCTACAGTTTCGGGTCCACCTTTGAACACATCTTCCC TAAGAGTGAAGAGTACAACCAGAAGACCATGGAAGAGGCTCTGAAGAAAGTGGAAAAGATGGAGGCTGATCTTGGAGGAACTGAGATCCTTGAGCCactcaaacacatttacagacagCCCTCCATTCCCAGTCAACCTCgacaa GTATTTGTCTTTACTGACGGAGAGGTGGGGAACACAAAAGAAGTCATTAATCTGGTGAAGCAGAATTCAGCTTCCCACAG GTGCTTCTCTTTTGGGATTGGGGAAGGGGCCAGTTCTGCTCTCATCAACGGGTTGGCCAAAGAAGGAGGAGGCCACGCTCAGTTCATCACAGGGACCGACAGGATGCAACCCAAA GTGATGCAGTCAATGCGGTTCGCTCTGCAACCGTCTGTGGTGGACGTCTCAGTCAAGTGGGACCTGCCGAGCGGAGTCTCTGTCACCGCTCTCTCTCCACCGATCGCAGCACTTttccagggtcaaaggtcactggttTACGCCCAGTTCACTGGACAG AGTTCGGAGGCGTCAGAGGGCTGTGTGACGGTGGCGTACAGCCTGGCAGGTCACCCCTCTCAGACCCAGCTCCACTTCAGTCTCAAGCCTGCAAAGGACTCTGGGTAA
- the LOC134126973 gene encoding von Willebrand factor A domain-containing protein 5A-like: MPQLPQMSPRMDQTVESSQPKQPPRDPLLQLVSLQEASGCWVLDPHLAAALGKTSEEVEKPKPASVKQDVWATILALIWLHGFKMDAQEEWELLAMKAVSWLRAQKASGVTECVEAGNALLGCNVQKDAVGL; this comes from the exons ATGCCGCAGCTTCCTCAGATGTCTCCCA ggaTGGACCAAACGGTTG AAAGCTCTCAGCCCAAACAGCCCCCCAGAGACCCTTTGCTGCAGCTGGTCTCCCTGCAGGAGGCGTCTGGCTGCTGGGTGCTGGATCCACATCTGGCTGCTGCACTGGGAAAGACCagcgaggaggtggagaagcccAAGCCTGCATCG GTGAAGCAGGACGTGTGGGCCACCATTCTGGCTCTGATCTGGCTTCATGGTTTCAAGATGGATGCTCAGGAGGAGTGGGAGCTTCTGGCTATGAAGGCTGTGTCCTGGCTCCGAGCTCAGAAAG CTTCAGGGGTGACGGAGTGTGTGGAAGCAGGAAATGCTCTGTTGGGTTGCAACGTGCAGAAAGACGCCGTGGGGCTCTGA